The genomic region AGCCCGGCCGCTGTCCGCACCCGGCTGTCGCGCGCACGGGGCCGGCTGCGACACCTCGTCGGTGACGACTCCGGTCCACCCGGACATGTATTCGACGTCCTGGCCGTACGCGCACCGAAGGAGGGCTGATGACTGACGAGCACCTCGACCGGATGGTCCGAGACGCCGACCCGTACCGACCCCACGCCGTTCAGCACCTCGACGGGGCCGCGCAGCACCTCCTGGAGGAGATCATGTCCACGCCGACCCTCGAACCGGTCGCCGAACCGCCGGCCAAACGCCCACGGACCCGCCGTACGCTGCTCAGCGGCCTCGCCAGCGCGGGTGTCGCCGCAGCCGTCCTCGCCGTGATCTTCACAGGCTCGGCCATGAACGTGGGTGGATCGCAGGACCGCGAATCCGCCCCGGCGGACACCCCAGCGGGAAACAAGCCGATCACCGACTGGGCGATGGTGCTCAAGGCCGCCGAGGAAAACCCGCGACTGCTGATCGACCAGCCCGGCTGGAAGGCGACCACCGTCTACGGCTTCCTGGAGGATTCGGGCACGATCAGCTTCAGCAAGGGCGACCAGGAACTGGAGATGAACTGGTATCCGGCCAACGTGTACGGCAGCTTCCACGAGGACCGGCTCAGCGTCAGCAAGCCGGAACCGGTGAAGGTCGACGGCTGGCCGGCCGAGCTGTTCACGTACAACGCGGGCGACTTCGCGGTCATGCTCGCGCCCCGCGAAGGTTCCTTCGTGGAACTCCGGACGGGAGGCGCGTGGACGCGCTCGGCGTTCGACAAGATCCTCACCCGTGTGGTCCGCGTCGACGCCCGCACCTGGCTGGCCGCGCTGCCGGCTGAGATCGTCAAGCCGGAACGGGCGAAGGAGCAGGCCGCCAAGATACTCACCGACGTGCCGCTCCCCCCGGGCTTCGACGTCACCGCACTTACCGATCTGGGCCCCAACGACGCGTACCAGTTCGGCGCCCGCGTGACGAGTCGCGTCGGCTGCGCCTGGATCAGCGAGTGGCTGCGGGCCAAGAAGGCAGGCGACGATGCCGCTCTCCAGCGGGCAAGCGACGCGCTGCGCAGCAGCCACAGGTGGCCGGTGCTCCAGGAGATGAGCAAAGAGGGCGACTGGTCGGAGGTGTTCTGGGAGACCGCCGACAAGGTGGTCGCCGGCAACCCGCCGCCCAGGTACCGGGAATCGCTCGGCTGCGAGTAGGGCTGACACCGCCCTTCTCGGTTCGGCATTCGGCTGCCGGCTGGTTCGCGGGTGGCCGACGCGCCCATACCGATCCACGCCGACCGCAACGGCGGACCAACCAGCGCGCCAGCCGCCCCTGACCATCGCCAGCGTCAGGGGCGGTTGACGCGCAGACCGTCGACGATGATCGACAGTAGTCGCGGTCCTCGGGCGTCAAGTTCGGTGTCGTCCAGTCGCGACAGCCAACTGATGAGCACGATGACGTCGCGGGCTTCGGCATCGACGCGGATGCTGCCGTCGGAGCGGCCGGCTGCCAGCAGCACTTCCACCGCCTCACCGATCGGGCCGAGACTGTGGGCGGCGAGGTCACGCCATGTCGCCGCCTCGACCGCGGCGAACACGTCGCGTTTGACGCGGGCGTAGGCGGCCACCCGGTCGAACCATGCCGCCAACGCCTCCAGCGGCGGGCGGGCCGCCAACAGATCGGGGGCCGCGGCGACCAGGTCGTCCACCTCGCGGCGGTACACCTCGGCGAGAAGGTCCTCCCGGGTCGGGAAGTGCCGGTACAGCGTGCCCTGCCCGATGCCGCACGCCTTCGCGACGGCGTTGAGCCTCAGCTCACCCGGCTCGTGCACCAACTCGCGGGCCGCGCGGAGGATCCGTTCGCGGTTGCGCCGTGCGTCGGCACGTGGCGCCCCGACACCTTTGACAGAAGCGGACACGTGTCCGCTATCATCGCCACCGTAACCGGACATGTGTCCAGTCTAGCGTGAGGATCCCCATGACCATCCACGGC from Micromonospora profundi harbors:
- a CDS encoding TetR/AcrR family transcriptional regulator, which gives rise to MSASVKGVGAPRADARRNRERILRAARELVHEPGELRLNAVAKACGIGQGTLYRHFPTREDLLAEVYRREVDDLVAAAPDLLAARPPLEALAAWFDRVAAYARVKRDVFAAVEAATWRDLAAHSLGPIGEAVEVLLAAGRSDGSIRVDAEARDVIVLISWLSRLDDTELDARGPRLLSIIVDGLRVNRP